Part of the Bdellovibrio bacteriovorus genome is shown below.
TTTGCAAGAAATTGCTCCACGGAGTTGGATTTTCATAAGGATGCGCACTATTAACACCAAAGAATCCGCCACCATTCGAACCCAGCTGTTTAATCGCCACCTGAGAGGCTGCCGGCCCTTGCGGTAAAATCTGTTCAATACCTTCTAAGGTTTTCACGGGCACGTAGGCATTGAAGTTTTGCACAACTCCTTCGCTCATCAACAAGACCGCAAGTATGAATGACAATGGCAAAAGCACGTGCACCGTCGAACGAGTCAGATCCACCCAAAAGTTACCAAGACCTGTCACTTGCTTGCGGGCAATTCCGCGAGTGAGCGCTAAAAAAACCGCGAAGCCTGTCGCCGCACTCAAAAAATTCTGCACTCCCAGTCCCAACATCTGAGTCAAATAGCTCAAAGTACTTTCACCTGAGTACGCCTGCCAGTTCGTGTTCGTCATAAAGCTCACGGCGGTATTAAAAGCCAAATGCCACGACGTATTTGCGAAATCCTGTGGGTTCAGCGGAAAAACCTGCTGACTCATCATCAACAGCATCACAAAGGCCAGTCCGATAAGGTTGAAAAATAAAAGAGCGATCGAGTACTGCTTCCAGTCCATTTCGCAAGATTCGTTAATTCCACATGCTTTATAGATGAATGTTTCCAAAGGCCGTAAACCAGAGGAAAGCCATGTGCGTTCCCCTTGAAAAACCTTTGCCATATAACCACCCAGCACAGGCGTCGCCACCACGATCACCCCGAGGGTTAAAAAAACCTGAATGAAGTCTGCTATAGTAAAACCCATTGTTAATCCTCTTAGTGACTAACAATGTAGGCCTTCCCACATCAATTCCGCGTAAAGAGATCTACACCTGACATAAAGAAAAAATAAAAATCCAAAAAGACATTGATCTATTCGGAAATAAAAAAAGGCGACATTTCTGCCGCCTTTAATTCACAAATAGATTTTTCCAAGTTAACCAGAATTTCTTTCACTCACGACTTCACGAACTTCCGAAGTCGCAGGTTTTTCTGGATGAAGCACTTTGACGTTATCTACTTTCGCAATTTGCTCCACCGGTTTAGTCTCAGAGAAGTTCAACATCACAACTCCAAGAATGATCAAACTCGTCGCCAATACTTTTTGTATTGGAAGTGGTTCGTTAAACATCCAAAGCCCCACAAGCGCCATCATCGCCGTTCCCACACCCGCCCAGATTGCATAGACGATACTGATAGGTAACGACTTCAAAGCGACAGCGAGAGCCACAAAGCAGATTCCATGACAAACTATAGTAAGAATGACTGGAAGCACCTTTGTGAATCCCACGGAATATTTCATGGTGATTGTGCCCAAAACCTCAAAAACGATTGCTGCTGCCAAATACAAGTATGCATTAGCCATAAGACACCCTGTCGCATCTCGACCCTTTCCTTGTGCTATTCAATTTTGTTTTCCCGTGCTCGGGTGATTCCCCGAGAGATCTTTTTTTGATTCAGTCAAAAAAGACTTAAAAAGCGAACAGGAGAAAATTCCTGTTATTGATATATGTAGAATACCATAGCCCCTTCCAAAAAGCTCTCATGACTCGACTAAAATAATATTACTTAGAGATT
Proteins encoded:
- a CDS encoding DMT family transporter translates to MANAYLYLAAAIVFEVLGTITMKYSVGFTKVLPVILTIVCHGICFVALAVALKSLPISIVYAIWAGVGTAMMALVGLWMFNEPLPIQKVLATSLIILGVVMLNFSETKPVEQIAKVDNVKVLHPEKPATSEVREVVSERNSG